From Trichoderma atroviride chromosome 1, complete sequence, one genomic window encodes:
- a CDS encoding uncharacterized protein (EggNog:ENOG41), whose translation MALNFQEEDLIYTLAYECESQFNKLIQALPKAKPEGPIIELCADYQQRFAIWTAYLGVFARRSQCLDTRLRNFPDLQDLVTRLLDILYCSLQHCLNEMTSQRETDLGPKGDNQCVLEVSETQKAALKTIGDTITRLDRLGTTIRHSSSSTIDTRVKEHAANQNLVPFASLCANAVQALYPGADQALKEYLSKSMATRFAKMLFFNSRNKNLRARRGDLPTITEVPERETPTHEYAKGQANPVVYLSVPQAPKKHNAYSESVLSTVDIQHIRNRLRAPDEASTKFHKTSSIQVKQGNYPQAPSSKGGNNIIPCQWCGEPLNIKCLSEMDWRQHIDRDLKPYICLFEECSDGHSAYPTFNEWCRHMKLHDSRWHQKIYLTPNWVCPLCAVSENVYNSPQALYLHLTGSHDKQFTELQLQAISRQSKVVQPRAWNECPFCCLSIEDQEDKEKLLVTKRPKEQQKQESIKRPRISFEISSPGNRGSDLDSSDTSSESGNADSYQQRKDPSNTIARHIAAHLQVLMLLTLRFAALESDGEDLNDDFKSNSVDIDEENTRSFISKDTDLGRSSHQSSLRDVTMEDIDGEKGKEIEKDDTQSLSTGLSFEPPLKGYDDRETEINDKPNNANVAMRPSDTQTAPASQQGGSPSQPDRSTAVPSRLSNIASRPQPALGFNTPPPVLPVIQLQADATAWNSQPPSQLALENKSDTGDEATFSSDISGALMATKKASLSPPKGDAISNDKVGFARSTKNSTTVPNGFGTNAISPKSPRRANLGKSLTLAPWQDDSAVQDGIDPKPEPESASPSGERPKTYPLTKFPGYDFFEAIDKGDIPTIERLLKNGADLEVADEFGRTPLWRAVSIGERSVIQLLLVNGANLEAKNLHKQNILNWAKSKSKPDIVDMIVAAMDARYT comes from the exons ATGGCGCTGAATTTCCAAGAGGAAGatcttatttatactttAGCCTACGAGTGCGAAAGTCAATTCAATAAACTAATACAAGCTCTCCCGAAAGCAAAACCAGAGGGTCCGATTATAGAATTATGTGCCGACTATCAGCAACGTTTTGCTATATGGACGGCGTATCTTGGAGTCTTTGCTCGAAGGAGTCAGTGCTTAGATACAAGACTCCGGAATTTCCCAGACCTTCAAGATCTTGTTACTCGACTATTGGATATCCTCTACTGCAGCCTGCAGCACTGTTTGAATGAAATGACCAGCCAAAGAGAGACAGATTTGGGCCCGAAAGGTGACAATCAGTGCGTACTTGAAGTTTCTGAGACACAGAAGGCAGCTTTGAAGACAATAGGCGATACTATCACTAGATTAGATCGCCTAGGAACCACTATTCGTCATTCAAGCAGTAGCACAATCGATACGAGAGTTAAAGAACATGCCGCAAACCAAAATTTGGTTCCATTCGCAAGTTTATGCGCGAACGCCGTCCAAGCATTATATCCAGGTGCCGACCAAGCGCTCAAAGAGTATCTCAGCAAGTCGATGGCCACGAGATTTGCGAAAATGTTATTCTTCAATTCACGAAATAAAAATCTACGGGCTCGTCGAGGAGATCTTCCAACAATTACGGAGGTACCTGAACGCGAGACGCCAACTCATGAATatgcaaaaggccaagcgAATCCAGTTGTATATCTTTCTGTACCTCAAGCTCCGAAGAAGCATAATGCTTATTCTGAGTCTGTCTTGTCCACTGTCGATATTCAACATATTAGGAATCGATTGAGAGCACCTGATGAAGCATCGACGAAATTCCATAAGACGTCATCGATTCAGGTAAAACAGGGTAATTATCCGCAGGCGCCTAGCTCTAAAGGCGGTAACAATATAATCCCTTGTCAGTGGTGCGGCGAGCCATTGAATATAAAATGTCTCTCGGAAATGGATTGGCG TCAACATATCGACCGAGATCTCAAGCCTTACATTTGCCTGTTTGAGGAGTGTTCAGATGGACATTCGGCATATCCAACATTCAATGAGTGGTGCAGGCACATGAAACTTCACGATTCGCGATGGCATCAAAAGATCTATTTAACGCCTAACTGGGTATGCCCCCTCTGTGCAGTCTCCGAAAACGTTTATAATAGCCCACAAGCCCTCTACTTGCATCTGACTGGATCTCATGATAAACAATTTACGGAGTTACAGCTCCAAGCTATTTCCCGACAGAGCAAAGTAGTTCAACCGAGAGCTTGGAATGAGTGCCCTTTTTGCTGTCTTTCAATagaagaccaagaagacaaagaaaaactGCTTGTAACTAAACGGCCgaaagagcagcagaagcaagagagCATCAAACGTCCTAGGATAAGTTTCGAGATATCAAGCCCTGGAAATCGCGGGTCAGATCTTGACTCGTCAGACACCTCTTCTGAATCAGGCAACGCGGATTCTTatcagcaaagaaaagatcCTTCAAACACTATAGCACGACACATAGCGGCACATTTGCAAGTGCTAATGCTTTTGACACTCCGTTTCGCAGCTTTAGAGAGTGATGGCGAGGATTTAAATGACGACTTCAAAAGCAATTCTGTCGACATTGATGAGGAAAATACACGCAGTTTCATCTCAAAAGACACTGATCTAGGAAGATCGTCCCATCAAAGCTCTTTGAGAGATGTAACTATGGAGGATATTGATGGTGAGAAAGGTAAAGAAATCGAAAAAGATGATACCCAATCTCTTAGTACGGGTCTCAGTTTTGAGCCCCCACTAAAAGGGTACGACGACCGTGAAACTGAGATCAACGATAAGCCAAATAATGCAAATGTAGCTATGCGACCCTCCGATACTCAAACTGCCCCTGCTTCTCAACAGGGAGGAAGTCCCTCTCAGCCGGATAGAAGCACAGCTGTGCCTTCTCGTCTTTCCAACATCGCCTCCAGACCTCAGCCTGCTCTAGGCTTCAACACGCCTCCGCCTGTTCTCCCGGTTATTCAGCTCCAAGCTGATGCTACTGCTTGGAATTCTCAGCCGCCATCTCAACTCGCCCTCGAGAATAAATCAGATACGGGCGATGAAGCCACTTTCTCTTCTGATATCAGCGGTGCTCTAATGGCCACAAAGaaagcttctctttctccacCCAAGGGAGATGCAATCTCAAATGATAAGGTTGGCTTCGCGCGTTCCACAAAGAATTCTACGACAGTCCCTAATGGTTTCGGCACAAATGCAATTTCGCCAAAGTCTCCAAGACGTGCAAACTTGGGTAAAAGTCTGACCCTCGCGCCTTGGCAAGACGACTCCGCAGTCCAGGATGGGATTGATCCAAAGCCAGAACCAGAATCAGCTTCACCATCTGGGGAACGGCCTAAAACTTACCCATTGACAAAATTCCCTGGCTACGATTTTTTCGAGGCGATTGACAAGGGGGATATACCTACTATTGAAAGACTGCTGAAGAACGGTGCTGATTTGGAGGTAGCCGATGAATTTGGCCGTACACCCCTTTGGCGCGCAGTAAGCATTGGTGAACGCAGCGTTATCCAATTGCTTTTGGTTAACGGTGCAAATTTGGAGGCGAAAAATCTTCACAAGCAGAATATCTTGAATTGGGcgaaaagtaaaagtaaacCAGATATCGTTGATATGATTGTTGCGGCAATGGATGCAAGATACACTTAA
- a CDS encoding uncharacterized protein (EggNog:ENOG41~TransMembrane:1 (i109-128o)), producing the protein MPSDQSRCSSFAREATNATAKAFSSSYTKHHHHQRASFWIFIASSTNITNLGYPHLYPSYALTTLSATSAPSITAIPSFIMDEKHQHLPQPMNMDPPRRASIFAKARQLLLIAVLLIASFHLVAVPFMPKDFFQCDHGSTTKALVPFEAHIISKCPDTRHALRNLILPAMQKVHDKVDFQLSYIGKPTANGGVECKHGPSECIGNIIELCARELYPDPKIHLGFVMCLTKDYPQIPDRALIEDCALEHAIDFNKLNECAARDETAHGIELLRNSVQRSADANVTISCTIRLNNEVYCIRDDDQWKDCPNGPGVNDLVLAIEKLYHGSS; encoded by the exons ATGCCGTCCGACCAATCTCgttgcagcagcttcgcgcGTGAAGCTACTAATGCTACTGCGAAAGCTTTCAGCTCTTCATACAccaagcatcatcatcatcagcgtGCATCATTTTGGATTTTTATTGCCTCAAGTACGAATATCACGAATTTAGGATATCCGCATCTTTATCCCAGCTACGCTTTAACGACTCTCTCCGCCACTTCAGCTCcctccatcaccgccatACCGAGCTTCATCATGGATGAAAAGCACCAGCATCTACCGCAGCCCATGAACATGGATCCTCCTCGACGTGCGTCGATATTCGCCAAGGCGCGCCAGCTGCTCCTGATCGCGGTTCTTCTGATCGCGAGCTTCCACTTGGTCGCTGTGCCTTTTATGCCAAAGGATTTCTTTCAGTGCGACCATGGTAGCACGACAAAGGCCCTCGTCCCGTTCGAAGCGCACATCATCAGCAAATGTCCCGATACCAGA CATGCCCTTCGCAACCTGATCCTGCCCGCGATGCAAAAGGTCCACGACAAAGTTGACTTTCAACTTTCATACATTGGCAA GCCCACTGCCAACGGCGGTGTCGAATGCAAACACGGCCCCTCCGAGTGCATCGGCAACATCATCGAACTCTGCGCCCGCGAGCTCTATCCCGACCCCAAGATCCATCTCGGCTTCGTCATGTGCCTGACCAAGGACTACCCCCAGATCCCTGATCGCGCGCTCATCGAAGACTGCGCGCTCGAGCATGCCATCGATTTCAACAAGCTCAATGAGTGCGCCGCTCGTGATGAGACTGCCCACGGCATTGAGCTGCTGCGAAACAGTGTCCAGCGGTCTGCTGAT GCCAACGTAACCATTAGCTGCACCATCCGTCTCAACAACGAAGTCTACTGCATTCGCGATGACGACCAGTGGAAGGACTGCCCCAACGGCCCCGGCGTCAACGACCTGGTCCTCGCTATTGAGAAGCTATACCACGGTTCGTCGTGA
- a CDS encoding uncharacterized protein (EggNog:ENOG41) — protein sequence MLPSCPELKSWQEFRYDKVIPDDDSISPIADICTDVHQYTGRGRALMIYIKEHELYGAWENPVFSAIDPSSKESLDQLIKNGAFKRIEVEDFNIKTSSVKFSIIDKRKLAVKFGYCLMDFFDADFASDRIHFFSSSEASLMEVAYLAFDSKFLIAAGSYDFQLGHPTFLSFAKLLIELELGGIIELEISPDSTKNLVAWARLVQFTDDLEKETKDSYREAITSCLLFHRMVDSSDSNSKDADTIRRIIYEHIVCKLECGLEESTPRFKRKRSESPPVPDPQDAVQTEDSWNMTTKPVDSQRATFRNKRQRGFEFQPRSFLDLTPRETYSSLKDGFPKLEVTTSLDRPSGRDDFEIALICALQIESDAVEALFDENFEENSSYGKAPGDPNAYAIGKMAGHNVVLAFMPGMGKVNSANVAASFRMSFPNIKLGIVVGICGGVPGGEDGEKEVLLGDIIVSTALIQYDFGRQYDDRVVRRDTLQDNLSRPNLAIRSFLSKYSGLRGRKTLREKTFSYLDDLCVKNGFEKSAYPGADKDILYHPKYRHKHRNAAVCSACSRCRKSSDKVCDSALELSCAELGCDDRMIIPRARIEKAKSTASSTVASRDEELREARKPFIHFGKMASGDLVIKSGRHRDKIAVREKVIAFEMEGAGVWDSFPTVVIKSVCDYADSHKNKTWQRYAAATAAACSKAFLEEWRRA from the exons ATGCTCCCATCATGTCCAGAGCTAAAGTCGTGGCAAGAATTCCGATACGACAAGGTTATTCC AGACGACGATTCAATATCGCCTATTGCCGATATTTGTACAGATGTCCATCAATATACCGGTCGAGGAAGGGCATTGATGATATATATCAAGGAGCATGAGTTATATGGTGCTTGGGAAAATCCTGTTTTCTCTGCAATAGACCCATCGTCCAAAGAGTCTCTTGACCAACTTATCAAGAATGGTGCATTCAAGAGAATTGAGGTTGAAGACTTTAATATCAAAACGTCATCGGTAAAATTCAGCATTATAGACAAGCGAAAACTTGCCGTCAAATTTGGATACTGCCTAATGGATTTCTTCGACGCCGACTTCGCTTCAGATAGGATCCATTTCTTTAGCTCTTCGGAAGCAAGCCTCATGGAAGTTGCATACCTAGCATTTGATTCAAAATTTCTGATCGCAGCCGGTTCATACGATTTTCAATTGGGCCATCCTACGTTCTTATCTTTTGCGAAGCTGTTGATAGAACTGGAATTAGGCGGCATTATAGAGCTAGAGATCAGCCCAGACAGTACGAAAAATCTTGTGGCTTGGGCTAGGCTTGTGCAATTTACGGATGATCtcgaaaaagagacaaaggacTCCTATCGAGAAGCTATTACGAGCTGCCTACTCTTTCATAGAATGGTGGACTCCAGCGATTCTAACAGCAAGGATGCAGACACTATTCGGCGAATAATATATGAACATATTGTTTGCAAGCTCGAATGCGGGCTAGAAGAATCGACTCCTAGATTTAAACGGAAACGGTCAGAGTCCCCGCCTGTTCCCGACCCTCAGGATGCAGTTCAAACTGAGGACTCTTGGAACATGACAACAAAGCCCGTGGACTCTCAACGCGCGACATTTAGAAACAAGAGACAGCGTGGCTTCGAGTTCCAGCCGCGGTCATTTCTTGATTTAACTCCAAGAGAAACTTATAGCTCACTTAAGGATGGCTTTCCAAAACTCGAAGTGACGACAAGCCTTGATCGGCCTAGCGGCCGTGATGATTTCGAAATCGCCCTAATTTGTGCGTTGCAAATAGAATCtgatgctgttgaagctCTCTTCGATGAGAATTTTGAAGAAAATTCTTCATATGGCAAAGCACCAGGAGATCCAAACGCTTATGCTATCGGAAAAATGGCCGGACACAACGTGGTGTTGGCGTTTATGCCGGGCATGGGCAAAGTCAACTCGGCCAACGTGGCGGCTAGTTTTCGCATGAGCTTTCCCAATATCAAACTTGGCATTGTTGTGGGTATCTGTGGAGGCGTTCCAGGtggagaggatggcgagaAAGAAGTGTTGCTTGGCGATATTATCGTCAGCACCGCACTCATACAATATGACTTTGGTCGGCAATACGATGATAGAGTTGTGAGAAGAGATACCCTACAGGACAACCTTAGTCGGCCAAACCTAGCGATCCGCTCATTTCTTTCAAAATATTCGGGATTAAGGGGTCGGAAAACGTTGAGAGAAAAGACATTTTCTTATTTGGATGACCTTTGTGTGAAGAATGGGTTCGAAAAATCTGCATATCCGGGCGCAGATAAGGATATACTATACCACCCTAAATACCGCCATAAGCATCGCAATGCAGCTGTTTGCAGTGCTTGTTCAAGATGTCGAAAATCTTCTGACAAGGTGTGTGACTCTGCGCTGGAATTGTCATGTGCAGAATTGGGCTGCGATGATAGGATGATAATACCTCGTGCTCGCATTGAGAAGGCGAAGAGTACTGCCTCCAGCACAGTTGCATCCAGAGACGAGGAACTTCGAGAGGCGCGGAAACCTTTTATCCATTTTGGCAAGATGGCATCTGGAGATTTAGTCATAAAATCTGGACGCCATCGCGATAAAATCGCAGTCCGCGAGAAAGTTATTGCGTTCGAAATGGAAGGCGCTGGGGTTTGGGACAGTTTTCCTACCGTTGTCATCAAGAGCGTGTGTGATTATGCGGACAGCCACAAGAACAAGACGTGGCAGAGATatgctgctgcaactgcAGCTGCTTGCTCTAAAGCGTTTCTCGAGGAGTGGAGAAGGGCTTAG
- a CDS encoding uncharacterized protein (EggNog:ENOG41) → MASATDIHRFLQPLSIDVDRSYELSRKFLANFRHLAANSRDQWLPTPISESILRHLSDQGTGQHLAIDIGGTNLRVGFVELHGDAQDPSSRVQRPLEKSWPIDHHLKNDNADSLFSWVGRCIAEVVEEGCRVLNISKDEPVPLGVTFSFPMEQRSVSHALLKDMGKGFALPPGIDLGAHIEQGYEQSRTLDLPPVKVTAIANDTVSTLVSCLFSYGGTEHRRAAMAIILGTGTNATIPMKLDLLHPSKRPQTVSVLPGESVADAKIAVNTEWSINGSLPPMKEMNLVTKWDDVLSLQNERPGFQPLEYMTAGRYLGELARIILVDYLVNESNVATETLPRKLLEKESLTTTFLSHFKPLLPPSALLEKLRQQVPEDADSSFTWTEDLATALYHIAKAIEVRASGIIAAAIIALLTLADDLPEDGAATADSSSPIRELGVGYTGGCIVHFQDYLADCQQFLDELLARRFGSDSRLRVVLRPCHDGGVTGAGILVVAEASSSKKSET, encoded by the exons ATGGCCTCTGCAACGGATATCCACCGGTTCCTGCAGCCGCTGAGCATCGATGTCGACAGATCTTATGAGCTATCGCGCAAGTTTCTGGCCAATTTCAGGCATCTGGCTGCGAATTCGAGGGACCAGTGGCTGCCCACGCCGATATCTGAGTCTATCCTGAGGCATCTTTCTGATCAAGGGACTGGACA GCATCTGGCAATAGACAT TGGAGGAACTAACCTTAGAGTTGGCTTCGTCGAACTTCATGGTGATGCTCAAGATCCTTCATCACGTGTCCAGCGGCCACTGGAGAAATCATGGCCCATAGATCATCACCTCAAGAATGATAACGCCGATAGCCTCTTCTCATGGGTTGGAAGATGCATCGCCGAAGTCGTGGAAGAGGGTTGCAGAGTCTTGAACATATCCAAAGATGAGCCTGTGCCCCTTGGCGTCACCTTTAGCTTTCCCATGGAGCAGCGATCCGTCTCTCACGCCCTCTTAAAAGACATGGGCAAAGGCTTCGCTCTGCCGCCTGGCATCGATCTCGGTGCTCACATCGAACAAGGATACGAACAATCTCGAACATTGGATCTGCCTCCTGTCAAAGTcaccgccatcgccaacgacACAGTCTCCACGCTTGTATCGTGCCTCTTCAGCTACGGCGGCACAGAGCATCGACGAGCCGCCATGGCTATCATTCTGGGAACGGGGACCAACGCTACGATACCCATGAAGCTGGACCTTTTGCATCCCAGTAAACGGCCTCAGACAGTGAGCGTCCTTCCAGGCGAGAGTGTGGCGGACGCCAAGATTGCAGTCAACACCGAGTGGAGCATCAATGGCTCGCTGCCGCCGATGAAGGAAATGAATTTGGTCACCAAATGGGATGATGTTTTGTCTTTGCAAAACGAGAGGCCAGGATTTCAGCCGTTGGAATACATGACCGCGGGACGTTACCTGGGCGAGCTGGCTCGAATCATCTTGGTCGATTATCTGGTGAATGAGTCGAACGTGGCTACTGAGACATTACCGCGGAAGCTGCTAGAGAAAGAGAGCTTAACAACGACGTTCCTTAGTCATTTCAAGCCATTGCTACCGCCATCTGCCCTGCTAGAGAAACTCAGACAGCAGGTCCCTGAAGATGCAGACTCTTCTTTTACCTGGACAGAAGACCTCGCCACGGCTCTGTATCACATTGCAAAGGCCATCGAGGTCCGCGCTTCAGGAATAAtcgccgctgccatcatcgccctgCTCACACTAGCTGATGATCTACCCGAAGATggcgcagcaacagcagattcGAGCTCTCCCATTCGCGAGCTCGGCGTGGGTTACACCGGTGGCTGCATCGTGCACTTTCAGGACTATCTTGCCGACTGCCAGCAATTcctggacgagctgctggcgcgcAGGTTTGGGAGCGATAGCCGGCTGCGGGTAGTGCTGAGGCCTTGCCACGATGGCGGTGTTACGGGAGCGGGCATTCTGGTGGTTGCAGAGGCGTCATCTAGTAAGAAGTCAGAGACGTGA
- a CDS encoding uncharacterized protein (EggNog:ENOG41~TransMembrane:14 (i87-105o125-143i155-174o180-205i217-239o245-264i285-305o311-333i354-375o381-402i409-428o434-461i473-492o544-563i)) has product MAREGPQAGSGPDSDTDTSISRIMDDEQGILTTHSNFNDSNNHIKYNDDNTNPFTERSPLLPRRNSTASTSTAKSFIFLGETCPARFWLIFAQILISQFMAAFDGTLMASSHPVITSHFKAANSASWLSTAFLLTSTTFQPLLGRLSDAVGRKPLFVASIGVFTLATMWCALAGSIESFIAARALCGLGAGGVGALGSIITSDLVPIERRGTYQSYVTANFGAGSALGAALGGAMAEALGWRWEFGVQVPPLLLCMAMSAVVIPDDIGLQGPRRGIFDAMRQFDFGGSALLTVSTTTAILGLSFGGNIYPWTHPVVLTALSLAAIAFPSFLWFETRAAMPIMPFHLIQKSPRANLIFANFIAAVLANAISFNIATSSGLRLVIPSVVASIIGALTGLSITYTRRLKWPVLAGTVWYLLGNITLCFLRRGMPEIVYLLVLIPQAIGQGFQFPGTFIAILACGEQAEQAVVSSTLILWRCLGLVLGIALSSLVIQNGLVHYLDEFVRGDDKLEVIRRVRASVEAVAQLEEPYREQVIRSYEASLRLTFILCTVLAAVSVLIVLPMKTPRLAAMKRKS; this is encoded by the exons ATGGCTCGAGAGGGGCCACAAGCCGGGTCCGGCCCAGACTCGGACACAGACACGAGTATAAGTCGCATCATGGACGATGAACAAGGCATCCTCACAACCCACAGCAATTTCAACGACAGCAACAACCACATCAAATACAACGACGACAACACAAACCCCTTCACCGAACGCTCCCCCCTCCTCCCCCGCCGCAACAGCACcgcctccacctccaccgccaaatccttcatcttcctcggcgAAACCTGCCCAGCCCGCTTCTGGCTCATCTTCGCCCAGATCCTCATCTCGCAGTTCATGGCCGCCTTTGACGGCACCCTCATGGCCTCGTCCCACCCAGTCATCACCTCGCACTTCAAGGCGGCCAACTCGGCGTCCTGGCTATCGACCGCCTTTCTACTCACGTCGACGACGTTTCAGCCGCTGCTGGGCAGGTTGTCTGACGCGGTGGGCAGAAAGCCCCTGTTTGTCGCGAGCATCGGCGTCTTTACGCTTGCAACCATGTGGTGTGCCTTGGCGGGGAGTATCGAGAGCTTTATTGCGGCGAGGGCGCTTTGCGGGCTTGGTGCTGGGGGGGTGGGTGCGTTGGGGAGCATCATCACGAGTGACTTGGTGCCAATAGA ACGCCGAGGCACCTACCAATCCTACGTCACCGCAAACTTCGGCGCCGGCTCCGCCCTCGGAGCTGCCCTcggcggcgccatggccgaaGCGCTCGGCTGGCGATGGGAATTCGGCGTCCAGGTCCCGCCGCTGCTCCTGTGCATGGCCATGTCGGCGGTCGTGATCCCGGACGACATTGGCTTGCAGGGCCCGCGGCGAGGCATCTTTGACGCGATGCGGCAGTTTGACTTTGGGGGCTCGGCCTTGTTGACGGTGTCGACGACGACTGCGATTTTGGGATTG AGCTTTGGCGGCAACATCTATCCGT GGACCCATCCCGTCGTCCTCACCGCTCTCTCCCTCGCAGCCATCGCCTTCCCATCCTTCCTCTGGTTCGAAACCCGCGCCGCCATGCCCATCATGCCTTTCCACCTCATCCAGAAATCCCCTCGGGCAAACCTCATCTTTGCAAACTTTATCGCAGCCGTACTTGCCAACGCAATCAGCTTCAACAT CGCCACCTCCTCCGGCCTCCGCCTCGTCATCCCCTCCGTCGTCGcctccatcatcggcgcccTCACCGGCCTCTCCATCACCTACACCCGCCGCCTCAAGTGGCCCGTCCTCGCCGGCACCGTCTGGTACCTCCTCGGCAACATCACCCTCTGCTTCCTCCGCCGCGGCATGCCCGAAATCGTCTACCTCCTCGTGCTCATCCCCCAGGCCATCGGCCAGGGGTTCCAGTTCCCCGGCaccttcatcgccatcctcgcgTGCGGCGAGCAGGCCGAGCAGGCCGTCGTCTCCAGCACGCTCATCCTCTGGCGGTGCTTGGGTCTGGTGCTCGGTATTGCGCTGAgcagcctcgtcatccaGAATGGGCTGGTGCACTACCTTGATGAGTTTGTCCGCGGCGACGACAAGCTGGAAGTCATCAGGCGCGTCAGAGCATCTGTTGAGGCCGTCGCTCAGCTGGAAGAGCCGTACAGGGAACAAGTGATCCGTAGCTATGAGGCGTCGCTGAGACTGACCTTTATCCTCTGCACCgtgctggctgctgtttcGGTGTTGATAGTTTTGCCTATGAAGACGCCTCGTTTAGCTGCAATGAAGCGCAAGTCATGA